The following proteins are co-located in the Fusobacteria bacterium ZRK30 genome:
- a CDS encoding Ppx/GppA family phosphatase — MINTHKKKIKAVIDIGTNSCRLFIACIENGKITDKILKLMEITRLGQDVDKTRILRQDAMDRTVEALKLYRRKIDEYGAEEIKVTATSATRDSKNREEFISRVKAETNLEIHCITGEEEGRLSFSGAVSEFDEKIMVFDIGGGSTEFILGDKNNIEYIESFNVGAVRLGEKFFKGKEDLLNGEVWVKEILKKLSKYKDQSFRLVGVAGTVTTHVSVLLEMEEYDTDRVHMYKLTKKDILKNLDKFSRLSLEERKKIVGLHPKRAEVIIPGTYLLLWIMEVLERDKIIVSESDILEGMMTHE, encoded by the coding sequence ATGATTAATACTCATAAAAAAAAAATTAAAGCTGTGATCGATATTGGAACTAATTCATGCAGGCTATTTATTGCCTGTATAGAAAATGGAAAAATTACAGATAAAATATTAAAATTAATGGAAATAACAAGGCTCGGACAAGATGTAGATAAAACAAGAATTTTAAGGCAGGATGCTATGGATAGGACCGTAGAAGCTCTAAAACTATACAGAAGAAAGATAGATGAATATGGTGCAGAGGAGATAAAAGTTACTGCAACTTCTGCTACCCGTGATTCCAAGAATAGAGAGGAATTTATCTCCCGGGTAAAGGCCGAAACAAATCTCGAGATCCATTGTATTACAGGAGAAGAAGAGGGAAGGTTGAGTTTTTCCGGAGCGGTATCTGAATTTGATGAAAAAATTATGGTGTTTGATATAGGCGGAGGAAGTACAGAATTTATCTTAGGGGATAAAAACAATATTGAATATATAGAGAGTTTCAATGTAGGTGCAGTAAGACTAGGAGAAAAATTCTTTAAGGGAAAAGAAGATCTTTTAAATGGTGAAGTTTGGGTGAAAGAAATTTTGAAAAAACTGTCTAAGTATAAAGATCAGTCATTCAGGCTGGTAGGGGTAGCCGGTACTGTTACTACTCATGTCAGTGTACTCCTGGAGATGGAGGAGTATGATACCGACAGGGTACATATGTATAAGCTGACTAAAAAAGATATCTTAAAAAATCTGGATAAATTTTCAAGACTGTCACTGGAGGAGAGGAAAAAAATAGTGGGGTTACACCCAAAGAGAGCTGAGGTAATTATTCCAGGAACCTATCTCCTGTTATGGATAATGGAGGTTCTGGAAAGGGATAAAATTATAGTTTCAGAGTCAGATATCTTAGAGGGAATGATGACCCATGAGTAA
- a CDS encoding aminopeptidase P family protein, which translates to MLNDKLLKLRDEMSKNGIDAYIIPSSDAHQSEYVAEYFKGRRWISNFTGSAGTAVITSDSAGLWTDGRYFIQAEKELEGSGFDLFKMAQEGVPTYPEWLKSVVKEDGIIGFDGKVISVSAYNELKKGFEDDNFKIQYDLLESIWDDRPSFPKENIFVHDLCYAGKSTLEKIDIIREIYHSHGADSYILSSLDDIAWTFNLRGSDVLNNTTFYAYALIEDDKTTIFIDQDKLDEKTKSYLKENNVILKSYDEITDILSNLENKNIYLSPERTSIFIQSLLKNNKIIHNKEITTHLKAVKNEVEIQNSRECYLNDSIALLKGFKHIEENFKKTPITELDVEDIIKNERSKIDGFKGISFDTIAGHKDHAALMHFKANEKNTYTLESCGFLLVDSGGQYLNGTTDITRTFSLGDITLEQKKDFTLVLKSVINLSRAKFLKGTTGYKLDMLARYPLWLEGIDYKCGTGHGVGFFLNIHEGPQGFSVRKSHDLPLEVGMNLTVEPGVYKEGRHGIRTENTVIVKEAFTNENGTFYEFETISFFPIDINSIDPALLNSDELEWINSYHAATFAKLSPYLNEDETNWLREKTKQI; encoded by the coding sequence ATGTTAAATGATAAACTTTTAAAACTTAGAGATGAAATGAGTAAAAATGGGATAGACGCTTATATTATTCCCAGTTCAGATGCACACCAGAGTGAATATGTAGCAGAATATTTTAAAGGCAGAAGATGGATCAGTAACTTTACAGGGAGTGCTGGAACTGCTGTTATTACCTCTGATTCTGCTGGTCTTTGGACAGACGGACGATACTTTATCCAGGCTGAAAAAGAACTTGAAGGAAGTGGCTTTGATCTTTTTAAAATGGCTCAAGAGGGAGTACCTACCTACCCTGAATGGTTAAAAAGTGTTGTCAAAGAAGATGGTATTATTGGATTTGACGGGAAAGTAATCTCTGTTTCTGCCTATAATGAATTAAAAAAAGGGTTCGAGGATGACAACTTTAAAATCCAGTATGACCTATTGGAATCTATTTGGGATGACAGGCCTAGTTTTCCAAAGGAAAATATATTTGTTCATGACCTCTGTTATGCTGGTAAGTCTACATTGGAAAAGATTGATATTATTCGGGAAATCTATCACTCCCATGGAGCTGACAGCTATATTCTGAGTTCTTTAGATGACATTGCATGGACTTTTAACCTGAGAGGAAGCGATGTACTGAACAATACTACTTTCTATGCCTATGCACTTATTGAAGATGATAAGACTACTATATTTATAGATCAGGATAAATTAGATGAAAAAACTAAATCATACCTTAAAGAAAACAATGTAATTTTAAAATCCTACGATGAGATCACTGATATTTTATCTAATTTAGAGAATAAAAATATCTATCTCAGCCCGGAAAGAACAAGTATTTTTATCCAGTCATTGCTTAAAAATAATAAAATTATCCACAATAAAGAGATCACTACCCATTTAAAAGCTGTTAAAAATGAGGTAGAGATACAAAATTCAAGGGAATGCTATTTAAATGATTCTATAGCTCTCCTAAAAGGGTTTAAACATATTGAAGAAAATTTCAAAAAAACTCCTATCACTGAATTAGATGTAGAAGATATTATCAAAAATGAAAGATCAAAGATAGACGGGTTTAAAGGGATAAGTTTTGATACTATTGCAGGGCATAAAGACCATGCAGCTCTTATGCATTTTAAAGCCAATGAAAAAAATACATACACTCTGGAATCTTGTGGGTTTTTATTGGTAGATTCAGGGGGACAATACCTCAATGGGACTACCGATATTACCAGAACATTTTCATTAGGAGATATCACACTTGAGCAGAAAAAAGACTTTACTCTGGTACTAAAAAGTGTAATTAACCTCAGCAGGGCTAAATTCTTAAAGGGGACTACCGGTTATAAATTAGATATGTTAGCCAGATATCCCCTATGGTTAGAAGGGATAGATTATAAGTGTGGAACTGGTCATGGGGTTGGGTTTTTCCTAAATATTCACGAGGGTCCGCAAGGTTTTTCTGTTAGAAAAAGTCACGATCTTCCTTTAGAAGTAGGTATGAATTTAACTGTTGAACCTGGTGTATATAAAGAAGGCAGACATGGTATTCGTACTGAAAATACAGTTATAGTAAAGGAAGCTTTTACCAATGAAAACGGGACTTTTTATGAGTTTGAGACTATATCATTCTTCCCGATTGATATAAATTCTATCGATCCTGCCCTGTTAAATAGTGATGAATTAGAATGGATCAACTCCTACCATGCTGCTACATTTGCTAAACTGTCTCCATATTTAAATGAAGATGAAACAAACTGGTTAAGAGAAAAAACTAAGCAAATATAA
- a CDS encoding TIGR00266 family protein, with protein sequence MSADVIDYEIKGEGIQLVEIELDPREGVRAEAGAMTYMEDGIDMQTKNKGGLFGGFKRMITGESFFITTFLNEGNQKSRVGFSAPYPGQIIPIDLKKFNGEFLCQKDSYLCSANGIDIDVAFTKKLGAGFFGGEGFILQKLRGDGMAFIHAGGTIVEKKLAHGETLRVDTGCVVGFESSVDYDIRFVGGFKNAMFGKEGLFLATLQGPGTVYIQSMPISKLAERLGAAVGSNRGQSNSGGDMLAGGIAGGILGSMFGGDND encoded by the coding sequence ATGTCAGCAGATGTTATAGATTATGAAATTAAAGGTGAAGGAATCCAGTTAGTGGAAATAGAGTTAGACCCTAGAGAGGGAGTGAGAGCAGAGGCAGGAGCTATGACCTACATGGAAGATGGGATAGACATGCAGACAAAAAATAAAGGCGGCCTCTTTGGAGGTTTCAAGAGGATGATAACTGGAGAAAGTTTCTTCATCACAACATTTTTAAATGAAGGGAATCAAAAATCAAGAGTTGGATTTTCTGCACCATACCCGGGACAGATAATTCCTATAGATCTAAAAAAATTTAATGGTGAATTTTTATGTCAGAAAGATTCCTATCTGTGCTCGGCAAATGGGATAGATATAGATGTGGCTTTCACTAAAAAATTAGGAGCTGGATTCTTTGGAGGAGAAGGATTTATCCTTCAAAAATTAAGAGGAGATGGAATGGCTTTTATCCATGCAGGAGGAACCATAGTTGAAAAAAAATTAGCTCATGGGGAAACACTGAGAGTAGATACAGGGTGTGTTGTAGGATTTGAATCTAGTGTAGACTATGATATTAGATTTGTAGGGGGCTTTAAAAATGCTATGTTCGGTAAGGAAGGGCTGTTTTTGGCGACTTTACAGGGACCGGGAACTGTATATATACAGTCTATGCCAATATCAAAATTAGCTGAAAGATTAGGTGCAGCAGTAGGAAGTAACAGGGGACAGAGTAATAGTGGCGGAGACATGCTGGCAGGAGGAATAGCAGGAGGCATATTAGGAAGTATGTTTGGTGGAGACAATGATTAA
- a CDS encoding ABC transporter ATP-binding protein/permease, which yields METINKKSSINIIKNILLFLKPFKGKIAVIFISIIIISGLEAYLPVMQKIAIDDFILRESTQGIDLFLIKYIGITISLLILIYIFISFGGKVEMALVYSLREKAFEKLQYQSFSYFDTNADGWIMARMTSDIRKIGEIVAWGFVDMIWSIGFLSGILIMMFKLNYKLALILTLLLPILVAISIYFQRKILRSQRDVRKINSLITGAYNEGILGAKTSKILVNEEKNIDEFENLSSRMNRTSVGAAIITALYLPMIIGLNSVGLIAVLGVGRNFILNGAISIGTLVLFINYTTMFFDPIKQFSRVFTEMQSAHASFERVLELIHSDLEIKDSKEIIEKYGDICEKKIHNWEKIEGDVEFKNVDFKYNNGEPILKNFNLRISSGETIALVGETGSGKSTIVNLACRFYEPTEGSVLIDGIDYKNRSQSWLHHNLGYVLQTPHLFSGTIKDNISYGKRDAAFEEIVDAAKLVKAHDFIHKFKHGYDTEVGEGGNNLSTGQKQLISFARAILKNPSIFILDEATSSIDAESEKMIQDATDILLHGRTSFIIAHRLSTIINADRILVIKDGEIIEEGNHNFLMDKKGSYFTLYTHQFTRDKESKLMSQN from the coding sequence GTGGAAACAATAAATAAAAAATCATCTATAAATATCATAAAAAATATCTTGCTCTTTCTTAAACCCTTTAAGGGAAAGATCGCTGTCATCTTTATCAGTATAATTATTATTTCCGGCTTGGAAGCTTATCTTCCTGTTATGCAAAAAATTGCCATAGATGACTTTATCCTCCGGGAGAGCACCCAGGGAATAGATTTATTTTTAATAAAATATATCGGAATTACCATAAGTTTATTAATTTTAATCTACATTTTTATCTCCTTTGGGGGAAAAGTCGAGATGGCACTGGTTTACTCTCTCAGGGAAAAAGCCTTTGAAAAATTACAATATCAGTCATTTTCATATTTTGATACCAATGCCGATGGATGGATCATGGCAAGAATGACCTCTGACATCAGGAAAATAGGTGAAATTGTAGCCTGGGGATTTGTAGATATGATCTGGAGCATTGGATTTCTTAGTGGTATCTTGATCATGATGTTTAAATTAAACTATAAACTGGCCCTGATCCTTACCCTTTTACTCCCAATTTTAGTTGCCATAAGTATCTATTTTCAAAGAAAAATTTTAAGAAGCCAGAGAGATGTACGAAAAATTAATTCCCTTATTACCGGAGCATACAACGAGGGTATTTTAGGAGCCAAAACATCTAAGATCCTGGTAAATGAAGAAAAAAATATCGATGAATTTGAAAACTTAAGCTCCCGAATGAATAGAACATCTGTTGGAGCAGCTATTATTACTGCACTGTACCTTCCTATGATAATAGGACTAAATAGTGTAGGACTTATAGCGGTCTTAGGAGTCGGCAGGAATTTTATTTTAAATGGAGCTATCAGTATAGGAACCTTGGTTCTTTTTATCAACTATACTACCATGTTCTTTGATCCTATAAAACAATTTTCCCGTGTCTTTACAGAGATGCAGTCAGCTCATGCCTCCTTCGAAAGAGTATTAGAGCTCATTCATTCAGATCTTGAAATTAAAGATTCTAAAGAAATAATTGAAAAATACGGGGATATATGTGAAAAAAAAATTCATAACTGGGAAAAAATAGAAGGTGATGTTGAATTTAAAAATGTTGACTTCAAATATAATAACGGGGAACCTATCCTCAAAAACTTTAACCTCAGGATATCTTCTGGTGAAACCATAGCTCTGGTAGGTGAAACAGGATCTGGAAAATCCACAATTGTAAATCTTGCATGCAGGTTTTATGAACCCACAGAGGGAAGTGTTCTTATAGATGGTATCGATTATAAGAACAGATCCCAGAGCTGGCTCCACCATAATCTAGGTTATGTTCTTCAGACCCCCCATCTGTTCAGCGGTACAATCAAAGATAATATTTCCTATGGGAAGAGGGACGCTGCATTTGAAGAGATTGTAGACGCAGCCAAATTAGTAAAGGCACATGATTTTATTCATAAATTTAAACATGGTTACGATACAGAAGTAGGAGAGGGAGGAAATAACCTTTCTACAGGACAAAAACAACTGATCTCCTTTGCCAGGGCTATCCTAAAAAATCCCAGTATATTTATCTTAGATGAGGCTACCTCCTCTATAGATGCAGAGAGTGAAAAGATGATTCAGGATGCTACCGATATCCTTTTACACGGAAGAACCAGCTTTATAATTGCCCATAGACTCTCGACCATTATTAACGCTGACAGAATCTTGGTTATAAAGGATGGCGAGATTATAGAGGAGGGTAATCATAATTTTTTAATGGATAAAAAAGGAAGTTATTTCACCCTTTACACCCACCAATTTACCCGGGATAAAGAATCAAAATTAATGTCACAAAACTAA
- a CDS encoding GNAT family N-acetyltransferase, giving the protein MKKYNLKNKKNYLIREITPEDAKNFITYRTTLADETTYMRASRSELNLNLEDQDRSIENFINYDNQYSIVAELDEIIIGNLQFRGGNRQRTKHAGEFGISVLKDYWGNRIGYNLLSHLIEWVKDNKAIKKINLEVREDNKSAIALYKKLGFELEGTIRKNFFADGKYYDSHVMGMTFK; this is encoded by the coding sequence ATGAAAAAATACAATTTAAAAAATAAAAAAAACTATCTGATTCGGGAGATAACTCCTGAAGATGCTAAAAATTTTATAACTTATAGAACTACTTTAGCAGATGAAACCACTTATATGAGGGCTTCTAGATCGGAATTAAACCTCAATTTAGAAGATCAGGATAGATCTATCGAAAATTTTATAAATTATGACAACCAATATTCTATTGTTGCTGAGCTGGATGAGATTATCATAGGAAACCTCCAATTTAGAGGAGGAAATCGTCAGAGAACCAAACATGCAGGTGAATTTGGAATAAGTGTTTTAAAAGATTATTGGGGAAACAGGATTGGATACAACCTGCTCTCTCACCTCATTGAATGGGTTAAAGACAACAAGGCAATCAAGAAAATTAATCTGGAAGTCCGGGAAGATAATAAAAGTGCTATTGCTTTATATAAAAAATTAGGTTTTGAATTGGAAGGAACAATCAGAAAAAATTTCTTTGCTGACGGTAAATATTATGATTCACATGTTATGGGCATGACTTTCAAGTAA
- a CDS encoding ABC transporter ATP-binding protein/permease, translating into MNYLNKIYTYTKGYRRVYLLSTLTVLGATLFSLLNPLIIKYTVDIIIQNSDLSGSFFEKSMDFFIGKSLLNACILIIFIAVFQGCCLYLKGKLSSVASEGMAKTIKDKLYTQLQNVKYSYFNDIETGDLLQRCTSDVETIRKFLAIQLVEVVNIILMITIIFFTLINLNFKLSIIVLSIVPLMFIFSLYFFIVVKKYFKVSDEAEAKLSTILQENIHGVRVVKAFASEDLEIKKFHRSNKHYSDVTYKLIQLFAYYWPVSSFFSFIQMGLVLFLGIRWAVAGTITIGTVIAFGMYVWQLEFPVRNLGRVLSDFGKAAVSFERIEEILDIESDFNGEKNLKKPEINGKIVFEDVKFSYVDKPVLNGISFNLEIGETLGILGPTGSGKSSLIHLITRLYDYDSGSIKIDGIELKEIDKKWIRKNVGLVLQETFLFAKNVKENIGITKRILDDCDIFAAAKTASIHEGILNFKEGYNTQVGEKGVSLSGGQKQRIAIARTIINNHKILIFDDSLSAVDIETDASIRQELKKKHDSSTTIIISHRISSIMDSDKIMILEDGKITGYGTHNQLKSRDGLYKRILKIQEDGMKEGV; encoded by the coding sequence ATGAATTATTTAAACAAAATCTATACTTATACAAAGGGATACCGCAGAGTTTATTTACTTTCCACCCTTACTGTTCTTGGAGCAACTCTATTTTCCCTGTTGAATCCCCTTATTATTAAATATACAGTAGATATCATCATACAAAATTCCGATCTATCCGGCTCTTTTTTTGAGAAATCTATGGATTTTTTTATAGGCAAAAGTCTTTTAAATGCGTGCATTCTTATAATTTTTATTGCTGTTTTTCAGGGGTGCTGTCTATATCTTAAAGGAAAATTATCCAGTGTGGCATCTGAAGGGATGGCAAAAACCATCAAAGACAAACTGTATACCCAGCTTCAAAATGTTAAATATAGCTATTTTAATGATATAGAAACAGGAGATCTCCTCCAAAGGTGTACTTCTGACGTTGAGACGATTCGAAAATTTTTAGCTATACAATTAGTTGAAGTAGTAAATATAATTTTAATGATTACAATTATTTTTTTCACCCTGATCAACTTAAATTTTAAACTTTCCATCATTGTACTGTCGATAGTTCCATTGATGTTTATATTCTCCTTATATTTTTTTATTGTAGTGAAAAAATATTTTAAAGTTTCCGATGAAGCTGAAGCTAAATTATCGACCATCCTCCAGGAGAACATCCATGGTGTCCGGGTAGTCAAAGCTTTTGCCAGTGAGGATTTAGAGATAAAAAAATTCCATCGTTCCAATAAACATTATAGTGATGTCACCTATAAACTCATCCAGTTATTTGCCTACTATTGGCCTGTCTCATCATTTTTTTCCTTTATACAGATGGGGTTAGTCCTATTTTTAGGTATTAGATGGGCTGTTGCTGGAACCATTACCATTGGTACTGTAATTGCCTTTGGAATGTATGTATGGCAGTTAGAATTTCCTGTGAGAAATTTAGGACGGGTATTAAGTGATTTTGGTAAGGCTGCCGTTTCCTTTGAGAGGATAGAGGAGATCTTAGACATTGAAAGTGATTTTAATGGAGAGAAAAACTTAAAGAAACCTGAAATAAATGGAAAGATAGTTTTTGAAGATGTTAAATTTTCCTATGTGGATAAACCGGTATTAAATGGAATTTCCTTTAATTTGGAGATAGGGGAGACCCTGGGTATACTAGGACCTACAGGAAGCGGAAAATCCTCTCTTATCCACCTAATCACAAGGTTATACGACTATGATAGCGGCTCTATAAAGATTGATGGCATAGAATTAAAGGAGATAGATAAAAAATGGATCAGAAAAAACGTTGGACTGGTTCTGCAGGAAACATTTCTTTTTGCAAAGAATGTCAAAGAAAATATCGGCATCACTAAAAGAATCTTAGATGACTGTGATATTTTTGCTGCTGCCAAAACTGCATCTATCCATGAGGGAATTTTAAATTTTAAAGAGGGATACAACACCCAGGTAGGAGAAAAGGGAGTTTCCCTCTCTGGAGGTCAAAAACAAAGGATAGCCATAGCCAGAACGATCATTAATAACCATAAGATATTGATCTTTGATGACTCCCTCAGTGCAGTGGATATAGAAACCGATGCGTCAATCAGACAGGAGTTGAAGAAAAAGCATGATTCTTCAACAACAATAATAATTTCTCACAGAATATCCTCGATCATGGACTCCGATAAAATAATGATCTTGGAGGATGGAAAAATTACCGGTTATGGAACTCATAATCAGTTAAAAAGTAGGGATGGTCTCTACAAAAGAATTTTAAAGATCCAGGAAGATGGAATGAAGGAAGGGGTTTAA
- a CDS encoding chalcone isomerase family protein: MKKIILYFFIFSNLSYTQTINDVVLKNKIKVHGQDLVLNGAGTRNKFFMDIYVGSLYVTSPANDAVSIINSNTIKSMHLYIVSSWINRRLLKSALRSELKNSSTKEEMEQLQDEIDIFLSTFDEEIKKGDKFIFNIIPDIGVEVYKNNKLIKSIHGDLFSKRLIQLWIGDTPVDKKLKTEILGDSDI; this comes from the coding sequence ATGAAGAAAATCATCTTATATTTTTTTATTTTTTCTAACCTTTCATACACCCAGACAATCAATGATGTAGTTCTAAAGAATAAAATTAAAGTCCATGGCCAGGATCTTGTTTTAAACGGTGCCGGTACCAGGAATAAATTTTTTATGGATATATATGTGGGATCTTTATATGTTACATCTCCTGCAAATGATGCCGTATCTATAATTAACTCTAATACCATTAAAAGTATGCACCTTTATATTGTCTCTAGCTGGATCAATCGCAGGTTATTAAAAAGTGCCCTTCGGTCTGAATTGAAAAACTCTTCCACCAAAGAAGAGATGGAACAACTCCAGGATGAGATAGATATTTTTTTATCTACATTCGACGAAGAGATTAAAAAGGGAGATAAATTCATCTTTAATATAATCCCAGATATAGGAGTCGAAGTTTATAAAAATAACAAACTGATCAAATCTATACATGGAGATCTATTCAGTAAAAGGCTGATCCAGCTATGGATAGGAGATACTCCTGTGGATAAAAAACTAAAAACTGAAATTTTAGGAGATTCAGATATATAA
- a CDS encoding acylphosphatase, whose product MSNRYIVYGRVQGVGFRYFVYQLSEKLKFNGSVKNLSDGSVEIIIDSSRQGEILNEIKKGNFFSHVEKIIKTETLDLSYDDFKILY is encoded by the coding sequence ATGAGTAATAGATATATTGTTTATGGTCGTGTACAGGGAGTAGGGTTCAGATATTTTGTTTATCAATTGTCTGAAAAGTTAAAATTTAATGGAAGTGTAAAAAATTTGTCTGATGGAAGTGTAGAAATAATCATAGATAGCAGCAGACAGGGAGAGATCCTAAATGAGATTAAAAAAGGTAACTTTTTTAGTCATGTGGAAAAAATCATAAAAACAGAGACGTTGGATCTCAGTTATGATGATTTTAAAATTTTATACTAG